GATACGCAAGGCGCTGATTGGAGACGCGCATAGCGTGACGGGACATGTGGTGTATCGCGCAGTCGTCGATGTCGAGAACATGTCCAAGGATCTGCAAATCAATGCGTCCGTCGTTTGGGCGGGGCCGCATTGTCATCTTGTGCATTACCCGCTGCGCGGCGGCCAGCAATACAACCTCGCCGGCTGCTGGACATCATGACGGCGGTGCGCGGCGAGTAGTCGACTCCGTTCAAGGACGAGGTTGCGTACCGTGCCGCATTCGGCCCAGTCTCGTCGCTCCTGCTCATCGGTCCTCAATTGGGCATCGGCCGCGCTGCGTTGAAGTACGTTATCGAGAAGGCGCCTCAACGAGCTATCGCGTACACGTCGTTCACCAGGCAGACCGATTCGACGGTATTTCAGGTGCAGGTGGCGGAGGCCGCGTTGAAGATCGATAGCGCACATTTGCGCGCCTTCCGTGCCGCAGATGAGATCGACGATCTAGCTCGCCGCAATGCATCTCCGGACTACATCACACGGGCCTGCGTCCGCGCTGATACCGGTGTTGTAGCCACTGATATTACCGACGCCCTCAATACGCTGATCTTCGCCCATGGCGCAGGAAGTTTTGCCGAGACGAGTCCGATGCAACGCTGGTGGCGCGATTCGAATACTGCGGCCCGTCATGCGATTGTCCTCCCTGCTATTGGGACTGAGCTTTACGGGAAGGCTCTGTTAGGCGTGGAGAACACGGTTACGCCGCTGGTTTAACCACGAAAGACTCTGTTGATGCAACGCTGCCCGTCTTACCTGATGTGCTACAAAATCGAGTAAGACGGGCGGCGAACTATCTCCGTTGGCGTACAGATGTCTGTACGCCATCAAGTCATCGGTTAGAAGAAGTGCATGATGCCGATGTAGCCGCCTTGCTGGTTGTGGCCAGGCAGCGGTTGAGAGTCAGCCGTCTCGACCGGGAACGCGGAATTCTTGCCGTTGAACATCTCTCCGACGGTCAGATAAAGGAAGGTCCGTTTCGAAAGATTGTAGGTGGTGCCGATGGCACCAAGATTTCCCGAGCCGCCACCATGATTCACGTTGCCGTGATACCAGCCGGCCTGAAAGGCGAGGGCGGGGGTTGCCTGATAAGAGGCGCCCACCCACTCTTGCTGGCTCCGCGTCGCGGCGGCCGGGTTGAAAGAAGTCGCGAGTGTGTCTTGCCCTGACGAGACAAGCTGTTGAAAGCCGGTGTAGAACTTCAGTCCGCCCACCTGGTAGGTGGCACCCACCATGTATTCGCGCGACGCGGCATACAGGTCGGAGAATTTGCCGTTGGCGTCGCGAACTTCTTCGTATACGCCGTAGGCAGCAAAGTTCACGAGCGTGTATTGTGCGCTCACACTGAACTGGCGGCCGCCGCGGAAGTTGCCGGCCTCATTGCCGAATCCATCCTGAGCGCGGAACGAGAAACCGCTCCAGATTGGCGAATTGTAGGTGACCACGTTCGATCGTGGACCCCACGCTCGCCCGTATGCGAAATTGCCCACACCAATGCCCACTTGTTCTCCGAGTGGGTCAATGTACCAACCCGTTTCATCCGTGAGGCTCATGGCTCGTCCAAACCAGATACTTCCGTATGTGTCGTGAGACAGGCCCACATAGGCGTCGCGGGTAAAAATCGTGTCTGGCGGGGTCTGGCCTGTACCGGAGGTAAAAAGGCTTTCGAGTTTAAAGACGGCGTGCAGGCCGCCTCCGAGGTCTTCATCACCTTTCAGGCCAAACCAGCTGTATCCGTACTGGTTGCTACCGAACCTGAAATTGTTCTTCGACTGGCCGTTTGGCGTTGCGACGTTCGTGACGAAATCGAGACCTGATGCGACGCGTCCGTACAAGGTCACCGTGCTCTGTGCGTAGGTGTTGCAGGCACAGAAAGCCATCAACGATGCGCAGTAAATAATCTTTCTCATTTCGTTATCCTTAAAAAAGGAGTCTCCATGGATTGCGTGCCGACCTCTGGTGGGTCGATGCAATCGGCTTGAAAATTCAGACCCGTTCGTACGGCGTTGAACTGATCGGACGATTGGCCCTGAGAATCAAACTTCCGCTACGACTTTTCACTATGCGTTTTTGTGAAACGTTTTTACCGCCGCCGGCAGATGGCGAACGGTGGTGGCGAGCAGAATCGCGCACGCCTGCACTAACAACTGAACTGCGGGCCCTGCACCGAGTGCCAGTACAAGTTGACCGAGCTGCGCCATGAACAGCGCCGCGACCGCGCTGGCGATAACGCTGCCTTTTCCCCCGGTGAATGGCGTACCGCCTACAACGACAGCCGCGATGGCGGGAAGCAGATAGTCGTTGCCCGACGTCTGCGACGCGCTACCAATGAATCCGGCGAGCAGCATCCCGGCGGCGGAGAAGCACACCGCAGACGCGACATAGGCACCAATCCGATACTGCAGAACCCTCACCCCCGCAGC
Above is a genomic segment from Paraburkholderia aromaticivorans containing:
- a CDS encoding porin codes for the protein MRKIIYCASLMAFCACNTYAQSTVTLYGRVASGLDFVTNVATPNGQSKNNFRFGSNQYGYSWFGLKGDEDLGGGLHAVFKLESLFTSGTGQTPPDTIFTRDAYVGLSHDTYGSIWFGRAMSLTDETGWYIDPLGEQVGIGVGNFAYGRAWGPRSNVVTYNSPIWSGFSFRAQDGFGNEAGNFRGGRQFSVSAQYTLVNFAAYGVYEEVRDANGKFSDLYAASREYMVGATYQVGGLKFYTGFQQLVSSGQDTLATSFNPAAATRSQQEWVGASYQATPALAFQAGWYHGNVNHGGGSGNLGAIGTTYNLSKRTFLYLTVGEMFNGKNSAFPVETADSQPLPGHNQQGGYIGIMHFF